TTCTTGCTCCTCGCACGGGCATATCACCCACTAGCTACCCTTTTTCCTGTTCTTATTTACAGTTAATTATGCTGTACGGAAATGTAGGCTAGCGCTTTCTGAAGCTTGCTCTCTCGTACTTGTCGGGTTTCTGTGGCATGCATGCTCTCTTAATTAACTGGGGAAAGGGAAATTAAAGACGGAAAGCTCTTACACGTGCGAATGAATAGGAGTGGACTTTTTCTACCTGATAGGCCGACGAGGCCGTCCCGAAGACGAAGCCCTCAGGGAAGCTTTTCCGGCTGATCGGCGGCGTGTTGGCTGCATCGTAGCCGGCGCCGGAAGAAGCAGCTAGAAGGAGAAacgggagcaggaggaggcaggccatggcggcggcggcggctgctcacGCAGCCATTTGTTGGCATATGGCATCCAGTCTCGTTGAGAGAGAGCCGCCTGAGCATTGCTCCATCTCGCTAGCACCTGAAGTACTACACATATACAAGCAACGTGCACACCATCACGaatcatatatatttttattttaggcGATtattgcaatgcaaaaggatgcatggtgatagagggaggtacttagtcaatatgggggagaagtgcaaattgatgatcccatggactaagatacaaaaattttcattgctcatatggttcaaaccacacaattaTCTTACATTGcccacaagccattgtttcataattgctatcaagccggaagcatttcgtcctatggactaatcaaatgccggtggctttttaaatgagcattgaaatgtcatccgagcaagctaaatagtttctaacttttcaaattggtatcaatttgatattcttgcaattcatcttgcttgctttgtttgtgttgtcatcaatcaccaaaaaggaagaGATCGTAGGAAAAATGGCCTCTTATGTCacttttcaatataatgttttggtgattaataTAGACAaaacaacacttggactaatgcgATTGTTTAGATGATatcctcaggcttttaggttcaagtgatgacaaatagaaggaaggcgaagctaggcccgaaggataagaattgaagagaccgtgaagaaatcaagtcaaaacaaacaagacaAAGACAATTTGctaccaccggttaaaccgatgatgagcaaattgcactcaccggtgcaatggacccagaagctgagactagggttttgcgtcggttaaaccaacgataaaGAAAAGACATACACGGTGCAATGACTGAAGTGAAGTCAGACACAGAaggacaccggttgaaccggtgatgaaggaaaagtgaacgtcggtgtaattgtccagagaaTTGGTTTTTCGGGAATCAGGGGacagttacattcaccggttaaaccgacgatacgtcagttgattgcccgtacaagtAACGGATagtttttcagtgggcagtttacattcaccggttgaaccgacgatggctattggaggagcgtcagtttaaccggtgttacgtactttttctgtcagctttcctctaacggctcttttggggtatgtggctatatatacccccaaggccgagTCATTTGGAGAGGTTGGAGACTCTGGAAGTTCTATTgaagatcaacatcaactccatccaCCATATTGAGCTTAGTGCCACATTCAAGCTTAGAATAGCTTAGTGCAAGTGTGAGCTTGAGAAGCTTAGTGCTTGGGAGGAATTGATCTTGCGAGATCaaccttgagcaaagtcttgctacggcaagcaaccgtgtactcgtcgtgtgaccctccaacttggtgtggagaggcaatgacactttgtgcggggaaggagacccctcttggtgagaagctccaatagtgaagatggTGCCGTTGGCGTCACTTAgtctttgcttgccggaagccttggtggcgatcgcaagacggtgatcaagcgaagagactcggcatcacacttgttcttggtggacaagtggccgtggacgtagggagggacttggtgtcataaccgaaccacgttaaatcgtgcgtcttggtgtcttcacgggagtttgcatattttctccattacctctttacttaccgtattacgtttccacatttactctatcttgcgtgcctttacttttctagttagtttgattatgattggctatagattgcaagtcttttgggttaagtagagagtagcatagataaaccttagtcataactagtatgtgcaggacgtgttaggtttatcttatacaagtagattgagccctaggttagaaagcgaattagcgaccttattcacccctccccttcTAGGggcggacaccccggtgatccttacagcgtGTCGCGCGGGCATCCATACTAGTAGTAGTATATGATCATATTGTGCACCGTAAAAGTCCTCTGCTTTCAGTTACACAGCAATGTGGGTCCTAGCATTATCTTGCTGTATGTATATGGGCAATCCTTTCTCTTCAGCAGGccatctttctttgattgcggGTAGAACCTTGTTCACAAGAAAATCACGGCTAACTTCTTTTGTCACCGATGTCATGGCTTTTGTTACAAGGACACCTACACATATAAACATTGTTAATAAAACTAATGATTCTTGTAggatatgcaaaaaaaattgcaattTTCCTTACCTGCATCCCTGTTTGGGCTCCACCTCTTTGCTGGTTCCACTTTGACAAAGGAGAAAATACCCAGCTTACCATCAAAAATGCATTGACCATTCTCATCAAATCTAGGCCTCGTAACCACAGCTAGGAGCATCACCTTCTCAATAAAATTTTTGCTTTTAACGGTTCGTTGTGGTCTTTCTTCATCATTTGCAAGGTAATATTTTTGGTTCCTACGAGTCCTATAGAACCACTTTTCATCAATGTACACGACATTGTACATTGGCTTGAAAGACAAAGACTGAGCATTCAACATGGATAAACAATACTTGACGCGGGCCTTCTTGTTTGCATCGGTCAAACTAAACTTGAGTTCATTAGTGTGCCGACAAAAATAGCCTTCTTTGAAGGTTATGAAGTGTGCTCTTCTTAACACCTAATGCATCAGCAAGATCCTTAAAAGTGGTGCGCTGCCTAAGAGGCACATTTTTTATGGATTCCATGTCtatttctattctttttctacCACAATTCCTGGCCCACTTGTTTACAATACCATTTATTCCACCAGCTTGTCCGTTTTTCCAAATGGACTGCACAACTCTTAGAGGCACATCAAATTTACGTGCAACTCCCTTAGAAACCCCACGACGTAAAATAGGAGGATCAGTTTTTGCCAATAACTCTAGGTATATGGAGATCTTTAAATCATCCGAATAGAATCTCCTTTTGTTGGCACTAGAACCTGCAACAAACAGTATGCATACTATTGGTTGTCCGACAGCGTGCCGAGATCTAGACAGAAGCATGAATGGAACTAACCTTCAACTGTTGCTGTTGATGCACGTTCCAGAAATGTTGATGCACCTTGCAGAAATGTTAATGAGACCATGTCTGAAACATGAACAGAAGGATGAGCTATATGAAACACATATGAAACACTGAACAGAAACTAGAAAGAAAACTAAGAATCCCTTGATTGAACTGAAAACACATGCATGTTGTTCTttctaaaccaagaaaactcagTTACCTGGAGATACATGCACACCATCTCCTTGCACGGCATCTGCTTGCACGGCATCTGCTTGCATGACATCCTCGTGACCGGCTTGGTCTGTAATGGAAAGAATGATTGAAATCAGAACATAGAAAGAATTAAGGCTTGGGAAAACAGAAATCAGACTGAAAAAAGCACCTTCGATTCCATCGTTCCAAACCATGTCATACTCAAGTTCATGAGCAGGGCCTTCAAACTCTACAATGTCATCCCAATCTATGGGATCCATTTGGCCAGATTCGGGTGGCCCTAAGTTCAAATCAACATCTAGTCCAGGCATTATTCTTGGTGTCTAGATGGAGAAAGCAAAGGATGAGGGGCAGAGCTTTCTAGAACGCATGGATCGTGTCACAGCcctgagaaaagaaaaaaagaaaaaaaatccttcgccgggcccacccgtcagcctctccctctcctcctctctctgtttttgctcggcgcgccgcgcgcacgcgtcgcccgtcgccggcgtccatcCTCGCGAGTcgcgccacgtgccggccatcctcgtgtTCCATGCcaacccctccctcctctcatcGCCTCAAGACCCAGCCCCAGCCCCGTtcccctcaaaccctaaccctatccGTTCCCCTCCTCCATTACCGCCGCCCCCAagctccttgccgccgccgattcgccgccctcggtgagcctctCGCCGATTCCTTGTGCGGGGAGcatctcctcccttccctcgctCGATTTCGCCCCTAAcccggccccctctccctccctgcagagccgccggcgagcgcctccgcccgccgccgcccctgctcgtcgcgccgcccgtCCGCCGCCGTTCCCCGCCGTCCAACCTGacggtgaggctcgccgccacctccgcatcgCCGTGCACGCCTCCCCTTCCCCGCTCCGACCCCGCCTCGTCGCactgcctcgcgccgccgccgctcgccatcgccgcgcacgcgcgtgcgcgcgcgcactGCGCGGTCAAGGCCGGCCTCGCCTTGACTTGGCCTGGTGGGccgctggcccgtgggccctgCCTTTCAGCCGCTGGGCTGGCCAGCTGGGGGTGCATCTAGCATTTTTCAGGGTGTTTAGTTGAGCagcaattttgcaaaatttgtagaaattcatgtatagctcagaaaaatatgaaacttgttttgttggattcttatagctgagatctacttatgaaaaatatttttttgcatgttaattttctgtagatttatctatagttttatcttacaaaagtgagtttaatgcttatttatttgtatTTTGCTAGAAAAATCTCAAACTAAATTTTTTAAggctccttgtgaggtgtagtttccAGAGGTGCTACTTTTTCATATGCTTCTTTGCtgtttatcaaagttttagcttgttttcttatgctttatctgaaaatggtttaatatagaactttttgctggaaagtgataaaatggcaaaaccaatTTGGTTAGATTTTTTTAATACCTAGTATCTAATATAATTTTCTTGGTTTTGTTTGGAtaagtttgcatgccttttatgatttatcttgcttagagtagctgaaaattgatctatttatgATTACTTATAGGAAAATGTTTTTACTGCAAAACtaattttcatgagttacttTTATTGTTATCTACATGGTCAATTAtttccatgatttatgcttgttgttaagttcatttcttaattcttgcctcgcattcatgcattttagtgaccgaaccgtcggagaacgaacccgtggagcccgccgagtccgttgagcctgagcctggagtcccgttcgtggtcgagtccgaagctaaccaaggcaagcagctaagcatgaatccttgctcctatttaacCTGAGTTAATtagttatctcaccgggtaatgttgggttatgtATATTAAGtttgtattgcattcttgtacctatctgcgtgcattatccttccttgatttgtcatccttgttcttggcactagttagttagttaattacttaatctgactagatgcttagccctacTTAGAGTACTTCTTTCGCTCGCTAGACATGAATgttttggaggatcacatttaccggttacccttgttcgcactggttcggtttggttgtTAAGGGTTTGGTAGCCTCGAGGTTCGAgcagaatggtagggcctagtgaATGGAGTCACATAGGCAGGTCCGCTTGGATCATTTAAGAACCGTCCGTGGATGATGTCGGCTTTGAGCACCTtctcgtgctaccacatatccaatataatggtacagATAAGCCAATTATCTtccttgacttgatcattgatatacagtcctagatacgtggccaagggctatgcagagaggcttagaggtgtccccggATGGACCTAcgagtaggaaagtttagagatgtccccggtggaaactaagtctctacgcgtaagataggtgtgaagatttcaatgatcgagccatgttgggaacggttgacgcgagtacccctTATTCAACTTTGGCCGGTTGAGtaagtcgcatggtccttgcatcgtgtgggtaaagtagtacacccttgcaaggttataatcaattcgaattgccgcgctctcggttatgagcaagctctttgtcCGTTGAACTCTTCGTAGAAAGTTTCGGTTATGATGGAAATGGTTCATGGCACCTCTGTGACTCATTATTTTGTATACTCTTAATGTACTAAAATTATTGGGGGTTTGGGcaatattaattaattctgataggtgatagtgtagagagctaatgcttcTGCAATAATtatttaaccttaaagcttttacttgagccatttcatgatccttgtatatgtaatcgcgtaagtcttgcgagtacctttgtactcaggttgcttttaaacctagttgcaggtgagccagaagtggtgtttggccacttctaccccgctgatccaaacgcgggggaagagtaggtcgtggtggctgtaatgatgtccttgagcaaggcatcattatTTTAGTAcgtctttatcgtaatcgagcttcgtgagagcatgtaaatgcaataaactttctgtttaatatgactttcgtaaacccaaggcttgtaagtgaagtttgaaacccacttatattgaacttgtaatattaagcgtataaaattgctctttgtggattattggcgatgtattcgattgtaaacgatatgtgcatatgctgattctgggcgtatgttggagcacataccgggactaccggatttgatattattttggatgaatgacatGTCGGTTATTCGTCTCTCTAGacgtgggataacacgtggcacgctctccggcaagcacgtgttaactctcatctggatgataatgaccggcgatttatttaaaatagtATTAAATAGGGCGGTTCTCACATATCGGAGGTGCTGATCCCCCAAAGCAACTTATATAGGCCCGGGCCATGGAACTTGAAAACGAACACATACATGGCGGGCAATGAAAATTTGAAGCACTGGTGTTTCGTTTGTTGCGGGAGGCAAAAAGACGTGATGCACTGGTGCCAATTTTTGGCGGGCGATTTTTGGTATGGGCGGCAACTGATGGAGGGTTATCCAAGCGCAAGGAGAGGAGGTGCATGCCTGCATGCGGCGTGGACCTGTGAATTTCCTTCTAAATGGCGCGGGAGCCGGGAGGTGCATGCCTGCATGCGGCGCCCAACTGAATTTCTTTCGTGATTACAGGCGCCGCGCGGGCTAACGGCGTTTCCAGGGGGCGGGACGGCTCAATTACTAGGGAAGCGAAACGGACGCCAATTCATTAGGGTAGTCTTAATACAGACTTCACTCGTAGAGTCTTAAACCTCAAAGACTTCATCACAAAAAACTATACTTTCTATAAAATGTGTAATAGTAGTTTCTATACATAAAGAAATTGGAAAGTGTGTAATAATATTTCCAATATAAAATACTATTACACATTTTGTATGGAgaagtataattttttttttgaaatccgGCCTTAGTCCGAACAACAACGACTacactattaaaaacaaaaaGGCCAACTGGACCAGCAGGACAACCAAGTTGTGCACGCGCATTGCGTGATTCAATCTTTGCCATAAGATCGGAGCTCAGATATTATATCGGGAAACATATCAGTGCAAACCACGACATcgtaaaaatttgtgcaaactatggtaaaaaaattatctaaattaataaaaaaaatcacatatctagatgatatgatgatacataattttttaaaatatcttgtccaaactcgacttcgtctgtgagatataaaaagaacaaatttcaagccagcaagttgtccagatgatttgttagaaatttattatttttatattgcaCAAACGAATTTTTATATcgcacaaacgaagtcgagtttggacataATATTTTATGAGATTGTGTATCATCTAcatatgtgatttttttttgaatttagacgactttttttgTTGTGATTTGTATGGATTTTCACGaagttgtggtttgcactagaaATGTTCCCATTATATCTAAGAAAGAAAATTAGAGTTGAGATATTTTATAATTGCTGTTGCAAAAATAAAACTGTCCCATTATATTATATCTAATATAAGCCGCCCCAATATTAATATAAGAAGATCTTTTTACACATATCGAGAAAAGCTCCTCCCGCTCGACCGTACCCTTGCATAGGGTGTCCGTTGCCCATGCGAGAGTGTGCCAGACCCATGTACTATGGCATGGTGGCAGGTGAGGGTATTTTTCAGAACTCCATTCTAAAATTCGCACTCTCTAGCTGACTAAGTTAGAGGGCTCAAGCAGCACATTTCCAGGTCATGGGTTCGCCTTCCTGTAGCAAAAACGAGTCTTTCTATAATAGAACTAGCAAGAGTCTTCAGAAATTAGGGCTCAGGCTCGAGGTAGAAGAGAAGCAATGCGGAGTAGTAGACAGAAGAAGCATGTCTTCGGCTATAAGATCATTGATGGTGCACAATACCACCATTTAGCGGTATATAGAGGGTAATTTTGTTAGTATTTCTCAGTTATAAATAAAAAATGACActtctacaaaaaaaaatttgggtgcgggtaaaaacatatttttaaaGACGGGTGCAATACCAGCACTCGCTTCTCGCAGCTAAAAATCGATTTGTAGAGGCGGGCCCGCTCCAGATGGGTCATGGCCTCACCTACCCCTGCAACCCTACAAATCGACTTTTAGGGGAGGGTGATATCAAACCCActcctacaaatcaatttctagAAAATTAGAAGGAAAACTTGAaatagcaaaagaaaaaaatcacagCCAACTGGCCACCTCAACAAGCCTCTCTACTACTAaggtagaattttttttatgaaatatGCACATTTGCGTAAACTGGAGCACGAAAAAAATCTATACGTCGCGCGCGCGGGTGGCGCCGAGGCGTCACGGAagctcccctcccccgccgcgctacccttgttcatcttcttcaccgagccaggggagaggaggggggagtGGCTGCCAGCGAgctaggggaggggagggggtggctGGGGAGGGGTGGTAGGTGGGCGGAGTGGTCGCCGTCATCTGGGGTGGTggtcgaggcggcggagctttTAGGGTTCTGGGTTGTCGAGGCTTCCATGACCGGCGTTCCTAGAGAAGGGGGCTGGGGGGAGGGTGGTGGGTTGGCGAGCGGAGGGCGAGGCCGTGCATGAGCGCCGTCGGCTAGGCGGGGCCAAACATCCGGTGGGCGGTGGCTAGCGGCGGAGCGAGGGagaagacggcggcggtggacgggcggcgcggcgacgagcTCGATTAGCATCGGCGTCGGAGGCGAGGCAGGCTTCTACGACGGGAATGACACAAATCGCTGAAAGCGATGAATAGATGCCCCCACCCCGCCGACATGTATGGCGGGGACACTTTGCAAGCATCTCGCGCTCCGACCATGGACGACCGGGCTATAGTTGGCCATCCGGCCTGAGGTTCGTGGGCCGGCCCACATCCCGATTTTGTGGCCCGATATGAAGTTAATCGGGCTCGAGCTGGCCCGACACGGACATCATGTCGTACCTGGGCCAACGTCTCGGCACGTGGGCTGGCCCGACACAGCATGAATAAGACCAGGCCTGACCAAGCACGACAGGCCGGCCCGAACACGGAAGGCCCGATTAACAGCCGGCCCACACACACACTAGCCCATTTTAATCCCACCAAACCTAACTACTACCTCTACCAGCCCTCctctcaaaaaaagaaaaaaaaactttccctGCCAGGCTGCGACCCTGCCCAAGCGCCGCCCCCACTCCCACCCTGACGTCCCCGTGCTGCCGGTCCTCCTTCTCTGAGCCTCCGCACGACAACCGGCGCCTCCCCTCCTGCACGTCGCGGTCGTTGGTCCCCCTCAGAGCCGTGTGGCGGAGATGCCGGAGAGCTGCCGCTCCCTTCTTTCTTAGGGCTCGGCGCGGCCGGGCTTGCGCGGATCGGTGGCGGCGAAGCCGAGGCGTGCTCGGGCTTGCGCGGATCGACGACGGCGAGGCCAGGCGCGGTTGGGCTTGCGCGGATCAATGGCGGCGTGGCCGGGCTTGCGTGGATCGACGGTGAGGCACGGCGTGCGGCGGCCAGGCATGCACGGGGATGGCGGCGAGACGCAGCTGGCCATGTGGAGGGCGGCGGAGAGGCGCACCACGCGGTCAGCCGGGGATGCGGGTGGAGGACGGGACCAACGTGCCATGGCACGAATGGGCTGTCGGGCCGGCCTGACACGGCTAACATGTCTTCGTGCTGTGCCTGGGCCGAGACctcggcacgtgggccggcccgacCTAGCACGAATAAGTACTCGAGCCAATCAGGCCGGCCCTAATCGTGCCGGGTCGAGTGGGGCCCGGGCCATGCTGTGCCGGGCAGACCGAATGGCCAACTATAGGCCGAGCTCCCCGGCCGCGCTGCCGCGGCGGGCGCCGTGTGTGGGCTCGGGCTCCGAGATGGACTGGACGTGGCTTCGCCGCTGGCCCCGAGTGCAGAGAGGAGAGCGGCTCGGTGCATGCCTATTCGCCCGGGGATTTATCTCGCCTTGGCGGCGGGcgtgcgccgcgcgcggccgTTCCCTCGCCTTGCGGAGATAGTGAGATGCTGACGTCACTGACAGCTGCTGAAGGCTGTGTGCTGTTGGGCAGGCGGTCAGAGTCGTTCGACGATTTTACGGCGTTGCCACTTTTTGGATTCTTTTttcactttttcttttttaccttGGCATGGTAGAGTGGACAAAGACGAGAGACGCAATGATTTTGAACGTCAAAATATCTTCAGCATTTTCACCCTCGCCAAACGAACAACGTGTTCGGAGATACTTTCAGACTTGGGCACTTGGCAACCTACTGACCACTAGCAAACAGATGTAATCAAATTCTTTTTCGgaacaataaaaaaatatgttgCTAAAACAGCATCTTAAAAAAGGTGTCGCCTAATACTAAGTAGAACACGATCTTGCATTGtcaatctctctctttttttaccaTAAAAAgaaatctctcttttttttcgtaACATCAGAAATACAGTGCGCTTTCTTCTTTCTAGTTTTTGAACAACTGGACGTGCAGAGTGCAGTAGAGCTTTTCAGTGCGTCGCTAGCGGTAGCAGTAGAGCTTGAACAGTAAAGAACAAAGGCCAAGCTGGACTGCATGTCTCGTGAACTGATGAACACAGGAGTACAAGACAAGATCCTGAAGAAAGAAGTAGCTTTCCTAAAAAAGGATATGGGGAAAAAGTAAAAGTCCTACATTTGCTTATGTGATGCTACCACTACTAAAAAATGATTTTTATCAACAATTTAttttttccaggggcgggtcaaAATGTGACCTGCTTGGTGTTATTAAAGCAGTTGACATGCCTATGAAAATAGTCACTATTATTAGGCACATGTGATGTCATCACCCGTTCGGGTGACGCCATCATCCACCCTGGACATGACCACTagttttaggggcgggtgatggcctGGCATGACCTGCCTATACAAATGTTCtcgtacaaaaaaaaattataatttttttatacgATTTCAGATGAAGAAAAAGTTTGTACCAAAATTGTAGAGCTTGAcgagatctaaaattttgtagttgacaaatttttcatttaaggtcatTTAATAGTCCAAAAATttattataagttctctagtttcaaaatctacaagttttgatttgttttcgaACAACATCGAATGTAGAATATAGATTAGTTCCATATCAATGTTTTAAAggtaagatctaaaattttatagtttatACATTATTCATTTAAAATCATTTAGTATCGCAAGATCATTTGCTAGTTGTGCCCTATATATGGCTATTACTATCTAGTATCTCATTCAACTCAAGTCATGTTTTCAAGTTTCCACAATCTTAATCTTTATATACACTAAAATATATTTGGTATATTTTTATTTAGTCTATAGTACACAATAATCATATTGTAGAAGTTTcacttttttatttcttctaatatatttaaaaaaatttaggggtgggtgatggcgtcacccgccctaGAAATGGATTTGTAAGGGTGGACCATGGCCTCACCTACCCCTACAGATCGATTTCTGAGTTAATATCAAAGAATAGCATATCCTATTAATTCACGAGTGACTGTGTAGTGTGGTGGAGAGGATAGTACTTGCGAGGCTTGAGGTAACCATTTTGAACCCTGGTTTATGCAACTGTGCATATCTCATCAAAAAAAATGTAGCTCGATAGGAGAAGGgcttgtggtggtggccggttagtaggggcgggtcatgggCACATGcgcccctacaaattgattTTATCTATGAGAATTACTAGAGGCGGGTATCGCACCCGCTCCAAAAATTACGTTTTTATCCGTACCTAAAAATACCTTTCGTATTAGTGTACTGCAGAGGAAAATGGTCTACCAACTCCAACATATTGCCAAAACATGGCCAGGGAACACTTATTAATCAAAAGTAACTCACACTTGACTGAATCATGTTTATTTCCACTTTATTCGCAAGGGAACAGAATACTCGAAATTATGCAACATCCACCACTCACAGATCTAGTTAATAATTTTCCTCCGTGACATTTAAAATTTCAGCACCACAACATTGTTAAATATTGACAGTAAATATTGTAGAGCGATATAGAATTTATTTCAGATGAAAGTTGCACGTACATTGATCTTGATTTTATTTGTTTTCTCTGAAAGAAAGCATATGAGCGCTCATCTCCATCTACACTCATCAATACACATACAATTGCAATATAATGTGAACCCTTTTATTGCAGCACACTCTCTCAGGGTATACATAAGTCAACCACACCGTCCATTCATTTGTCCTAGCGCATCTCGTTCATGCTCATTTCTTGAGGAACTTCTTGAACCAGTGGGCAGATTTCTTGGGGTACCGCTTCAACCCATTGTTATAGTCGACGAAATATATCCCGAACCGGACAGTGTAGCCGTTTGCCCACTCGAAGTTGTCCAGCAGCGACCACGCGAAGTACCCTTTCACGTTTGCCCCCTCCCTTATAGCACTTAGCATAGCATGGAGGTGCGCGCGGTAATAAGATATCCTGGTGTCATCCTTGAGAGCCTCCTTTAGTGGCATGGTCTTGTTGTTGACTTCGTCAACACCTAAAATGCAGAAAATGGAAACGTATATGTTAGGTAGTTTCAGTCCTGTTCTTTGGGTTAGGAGTAGATCGAGCTGTTGCTTTTCTGAAGTAGACATGA
This sequence is a window from Panicum virgatum strain AP13 chromosome 7K, P.virgatum_v5, whole genome shotgun sequence. Protein-coding genes within it:
- the LOC120640191 gene encoding uncharacterized protein LOC120640191 yields the protein MDPIDWDDIVEFEGPAHELEYDMVWNDGIEGAFFSLISVFPSLNSFYVLISIILSITDQAGHEDVMQADAVQADAVQGDGVHVSPDMVSLTFLQGASTFLERASTATVEGSSANKRRFYSDDLKISIYLELLAKTDPPILRRGVSKGVARKFDVPLRVVQSIWKNGQAGGINGIVNKWARNCGRKRIEIDMESIKNVPLRQRTTFKDLADALGVKKSTLHNLQRRLFLSAH